The genomic stretch TTTTTTGAAAATGGTAAGATCAATCAAATTCACGAAAAATCGTTCTTTAAACGAGAAAAACAAAAGTGGGTTTACGTTTCCGGGGCACATTTTTAAAAATATATTTTGCAACAAGCTGCCTCAAAAAAAACAACTTGTCGCAAAATTGAAATATCTAAAATTAAGCTTTTACAAAATTTAACCACGAACTGTTTTCTTCGTAACCATCCACCACAATTCCGGTATTTTTAAAATTAAAAGCCGACATCAGTCTTGAAATTTCTTGTTGCAAAACGACGATACTATTGTCGATTAATTCTTTTTTGTATCCTTTATCTCCCAAATCAAGTACCTGATTTAACGAAATTACACGACCTATAACTTTCCCCATTTCCACCAGTTTACGCTGTGGCATCTGTAAATCGAGATTAAAATTCACCTGCGATTTTACATAGGATGCAGCTTTTTCGGTAAGATCAAACCCTTTCAGAAAATCAAAAAGATTATTCTCTTTCATCCGTTTCATCATTTTTACCAGTGCTTCCGAAATTTGGGCATATAAAATATCGTTCGATCCTTCAAAAATCTGAAAAGGACGACTATCTACAATACTTCTACCAGCAATGTGATTTAATTTATAAGCTTTTGCTCCCACCAGCTGAGTAACCGATTGTGCTGCTTCCTGCATTAAATCCGTAACAACACTTTTTACCGCATTGGCTTCCATTCCCTGCCCCGACAAATCAACATCCAAACCGGCCTTTTCGCTGCTGTTGGTGCACATGGCGGAGCAAATGGTGTACGAGGCCTGCAACTTTGTTAAACGATGTTGCACCCGATCGTAACTAAACAAACTTTTACCTCCAACAAAGCGATCCTTACAATGATTCAATGCCTCATCGAGCAATCGCTGAATAAATCCCATCGCCATTCCGGGAAACTGCATCCGACTGCGATGCAACAAATCGAGCATCATTTTTACACCTGTAGTTTCAGGTACAAGTTTATGCGCCATCGGAAGCTGAACATCAATATTGTTTCGTCCGTAGGGAATCGCATACAATCCCAGGTTTTCGAAAAATTCTTCCACCACAATATTCTGACCGGGAGCATTTACATCACACAGAAAAAAGTCGATGTCACGCTGCAGTTTGTCCGACTTCGATTTTTGGCGGGCAGACAGCAGCCAATAATCGGCCCAACCGGTTAAACCGGCCCAGTGTTTCTTACCTTTCAAGTGGTATTTTGAGTCAACTTCGGAATAGGAAGTCTGCATATTTAAAGCATCGCTGCCATAATCGGGTTCGGTAATCATTAATCCACCCATTGCTTTTTCATTCAGAAAGCGATTAAAAACAGGCGCTTTTACTTCCTCTTGCCCAAACTTTCCAAAGGGTTGCAGAAACAAGGCCGAGTTGATACCAAAGGTTAGCGAGAGTGCCAGCGATTCGTACGAAGCTGCAGCCAACAGACCAATATTTTCTTTCATAATGCCACCCCGTCCACCATAGGCTTTCGGAATTCCAACCTGAAGCGGATTCACAGACATGATTTCGCGCATGACAAAAGGTGGCAAACCACGTTTTATACTCAGCTGATCAGCATCTGCACGAACATGAAACACCTGTTTCATTTTTTCTTTTAAGGCATCCATTAATTGTGAAAATGGGATTGGGTTGATTTGATTTTGATTGGTAACCGACAATGAATCGGTTTTACTGTTTTGCATAAAAATTAGTTTAAAATGATGGTGAACCGCATTTTACGGTAAACCAAATCTATTTAAACGCATTCTAAACAATAATGTTCTGAAGAAAGTATTATAGATTGTTAAAAGTTGAAACAAACTAACATAAACAATTAATTATCAGCGCATATAATTAAAACAACTTGAATAAAACAATTTCATTTATTCTGAATGATATCGTCATTAATAACTTTATCTGGCGACTATTTTCTTACTTTCGCGTTTGAATAAAAATTCAATAGAATGAAAACAAATCTGATCGTACTTTCTATGCTTATTCTCGTTCTGGCGGGATGTGAAAAACCGGTAGCAAAATACATTTCGAACAATGGCACTGTGTATGGAACTTACTACAGTATAAAATACAAGAGTCCGGAAGGAAAAGATCTACAGGAAGAAATTTCAGAAGAACTGAAACGGCAAACTCTGATATTTTCGCATTACGAGAAGGAAGCCACAATAAGTAAAGTAAACAACAACATTGACACAGAACTGGAGCCTGAATTTGTTACTTGCTTTAACAAAGCCATGGAAATTTCCGAGCTAACCAATGGAGCATTCGATATTACGGCTGGCCCTTTAATTAGTGCATGGGGTTTTGGCCCGGAAGACAGACAAAAAATGACTGACGA from uncultured Draconibacterium sp. encodes the following:
- a CDS encoding acyl-CoA dehydrogenase family protein, encoding MQNSKTDSLSVTNQNQINPIPFSQLMDALKEKMKQVFHVRADADQLSIKRGLPPFVMREIMSVNPLQVGIPKAYGGRGGIMKENIGLLAAASYESLALSLTFGINSALFLQPFGKFGQEEVKAPVFNRFLNEKAMGGLMITEPDYGSDALNMQTSYSEVDSKYHLKGKKHWAGLTGWADYWLLSARQKSKSDKLQRDIDFFLCDVNAPGQNIVVEEFFENLGLYAIPYGRNNIDVQLPMAHKLVPETTGVKMMLDLLHRSRMQFPGMAMGFIQRLLDEALNHCKDRFVGGKSLFSYDRVQHRLTKLQASYTICSAMCTNSSEKAGLDVDLSGQGMEANAVKSVVTDLMQEAAQSVTQLVGAKAYKLNHIAGRSIVDSRPFQIFEGSNDILYAQISEALVKMMKRMKENNLFDFLKGFDLTEKAASYVKSQVNFNLDLQMPQRKLVEMGKVIGRVISLNQVLDLGDKGYKKELIDNSIVVLQQEISRLMSAFNFKNTGIVVDGYEENSSWLNFVKA